In Prunus dulcis chromosome 2, ALMONDv2, whole genome shotgun sequence, a single genomic region encodes these proteins:
- the LOC117617832 gene encoding homeobox-leucine zipper protein ANTHOCYANINLESS 2 isoform X1: MSFGGFLDNSTGSGGGARIVADISYNNTSSSTHSNNMPSSALAQPRLVTQSLTKSMFNSPGLSLALQTNADGQGDVTRMAENFETNVGRRSREEEHESRSGSDNMDGGSGDDQDAADNTNPRKKKRYHRHTPQQIQELEALFKECPHPDEKQRLELSRRLCLETRQVKFWFQNRRTQMKTQLERHENSLLRQENDKLRAENMSIRDAMRNPICSNCGGPAIIGEISLEEQHLRIENARLKDELDRVCALAGKFLGRPISSLATSMGPPLPSSTLELGVGSNGFGGLSSVATSMPVGPDFGGGIGSAMSVVPHSRPSVTGLDRSMERSMFLELALAAMDELVKLAQTDEPLWLRSLEGGREVLNHEEYMRSFTPCIGLKPNGFVTEASRETGMVIINSLALVETLMESNRWLEMFPCLVARTSTTDVISSGMGGTRNGALQLMHAELQVLSPLVPVREVHFLRFCKQHAEGVWAVVDVSVDTIRDTSGAPTFMNCRRLPSGCVVQDMPNGYSKVTWVEHAEYDESQVHQLYRPMLSSGMGFGAQRWVATLQRQCECLAILMSSSVSTRDHTAITASGRRSMLKLAQRMTDNFCAGVCASTVHKWNKLNARNVDEDVRVMTRESLDDPGEPPGIVLSAATSVWLPVSPQRLFDFLRDERLRSEWDILSNGGPMQEMAHIAKGQDPGNCVSLLRARAMNANQSSMLILQETCIDSAGGLVVYAPVDIPAMHVVMNGGDSAYVALLPSGFAIVPDGPGSRGPMTVKGGGHGSSNGGGGEDATHRVSGSLLTMTFQILVNSLPSAKLTVESVETVNNLISCTVQKIKAALHCES, from the exons atgaGTTTTGGGGGTTTTCTTGACAACAGTACCGGCAGTGGTGGCGGTGCAAGAATTGTGGCTGATATCTCTTACAACAACACTTCAAGCAGCACCCACAGCAACAATATGCCCTCCAGTGCACTTGCTCAGCCACGTCTTGTAACTCAGTCTCTCACTAAGTCCATGTTCAACTCTCCAGGACTCTCACTCGCCCTT CAGACAAATGCGGATGGGCAAGGCGATGTGACGAGAATGGCTGAGAATTTTGAGACCAACGTTGGGAGGAGGAGCCGAGAGGAAGAGCACGAGAGCAGATCTGGGAGTGATAATATGGATGGTGGTTCTGGGGACGATCAAGATGCTGCTGATAATACCAATCCTCGTAAGAAAAAACGATACCACCGACACACCCCGCAGCAAATCCAAGAACTTGAAGC GCTGTTCAAGGAGTGTCCTCATCCTGATGAGAAGCAAAGATTGGAGCTCAGCAGAAGGCTTTGCTTGGAGACCAGACAAGTCAAATTCTGGTTCCAAAATCGCCGAACCCAGATGAAG ACTCAACTGGAACGCCATGAGAACTCACTGCTGAGGCAAGAGAATGACAAACTTCGAGCGGAGAACATGTCGATTCGGGACGCAATGAGGAACCCAATTTGCTCAAACTGTGGTGGTCCTGCAATTATAGGAGAGATATCACTCGAAGAGCAACACCTCAGGATCGAAAATGCCCGATTGAAGGACGAGTTGGATCGAGTTTGTGCCCTCGCTGGGAAGTTTCTAGGCCGCCCCATTTCGTCCCTGGCCACATCAATGGGGCCTCCACTACCGAGCTCAACCTTGGAGCTCGGAGTTGGGAGCAATGGCTTTGGTGGGTTGAGCTCTGTGGCTACATCAATGCCAGTGGGGCCTGATTTTGGAGGTGGGATTGGGAGCGCCATGTCAGTTGTGCCTCACTCTAGGCCTAGTGTGACCGGCCTGGACCGGTCGATGGAGAGATCGATGTTTCTAGAGCTTGCCTTGGCTGCCATGGATGAGTTGGTGAAGCTGGCTCAGACAGATGAGCCACTTTGGCTGAGGAGCTTGGAGGGTGGAAGAGAGGTTTTGAACCATGAAGAATACATGAGAAGTTTCACTCCTTGCATTGGGTTGAAGCCAAATGGTTTTGTTACCGAGGCTTCTAGGGAGACTGGCATGGTCATTATCAACAGCTTGGCCCTTGTTGAGACTTTGATGGAATCG AATCGGTGGTTGGagatgtttccttgtttgGTTGCTAGAACCTCGACCACTGATGTCATTTCTAGTGGAATGGGAGGAACTAGAAATGGTGCACTTCAACTG ATGCATGCTGAGCTACAAGTACTATCCCCTTTGGTTCCGGTTCGTGAGGTACATTTCCTCCGCTTCTGCAAGCAGCACGCAGAGGGCGTGTGGGCTGTGGTCGATGTGTCGGTCGACACCATCCGTGACACCTCCGGTGCACCTACATTTATGAACTGCAGGAGGCTCCcttctggttgtgttgttcaAGATATGCCTAATGGGTACTCTAAG GTTACATGGGTTGAGCATGCAGAGTACGATGAGAGCCAAGTCCACCAGCTCTACCGACCCATGCTGAGCTCCGGCATGGGCTTCGGCGCGCAACGGTGGGTCGCTACCCTCCAACGCCAATGCGAGTGCCTCGCCATTCTCATGTCCTCCTCCGTTTCCACCCGCGACCACACTG CGATCACGGCGAGCGGGCGGAGGAGCATGCTGAAGCTGGCGCAGCGGATGACGGACAACTTCTGTGCTGGCGTGTGTGCGTCCACAGTGCACAAATGGAACAAGCTGAACGCGCGGAACGTGGACGAGGACGTCCGGGTCATGACCAGGGAGAGCCTCGACGACCCGGGCGAGCCGCCCGGGATCGTGCTCAGCGCTGCCACTTCAGTCTGGCTGCCCGTCTCCCCACAGAGGCTCTTTGATTTCCTGCGTGACGAACGACTCAGGAGCGAGTGGGACATACTCTCCAACGGTGGGCCCATGCAGGAGATGGCCCACATCGCCAAGGGCCAGGATCCAGGCAACTGCGTCTCCCTCCTTCGCGCCAGA GCAATGAACGCAAACCAAAGCAGCATGCTGATCTTGCAAGAGACATGCATAGACTCTGCGGGAGGCCTTGTGGTATACGCGCCTGTTGACATTCCGGCCATGCACGTTGTCATGAACGGCGGGGATTCCGCCTACGTGGCGCTCCTCCCGTCCGGGTTTGCGATTGTCCCGGATGGGCCAGGCTCGCGTGGGCCTATGACCGTCAAAGGTGGCGGTCACGGAAGCAGCAATGGAGGAGGAGGCGAGGACGCCACGCATAGAGTGAGTGGGTCCCTACTGACAATGACGTTTCAGATCCTGGTGAACAGCCTGCCCTCAGCCAAGCTGACGGTGGAGTCGGTGGAGACCGTCAACAACCTCATCTCGTGCACTGTCCAGAAGATCAAGGCCGCCCTACATTGTGAAAGCTGA
- the LOC117617832 gene encoding homeobox-leucine zipper protein ANTHOCYANINLESS 2 isoform X3: MSFGGFLDNSTGSGGGARIVADISYNNTSSSTHSNNMPSSALAQPRLVTQSLTKSMFNSPGLSLALQTNADGQGDVTRMAENFETNVGRRSREEEHESRSGSDNMDGGSGDDQDAADNTNPRKKKRYHRHTPQQIQELEALFKECPHPDEKQRLELSRRLCLETRQVKFWFQNRRTQMKTQLERHENSLLRQENDKLRAENMSIRDAMRNPICSNCGGPAIIGEISLEEQHLRIENARLKDELDRVCALAGKFLGRPISSLATSMGPPLPSSTLELGVGSNGFGGLSSVATSMPVGPDFGGGIGSAMSVVPHSRPSVTGLDRSMERSMFLELALAAMDELVKLAQTDEPLWLRSLEGGREVLNHEEYMRSFTPCIGLKPNGFVTEASRETGMVIINSLALVETLMESMHAELQVLSPLVPVREVHFLRFCKQHAEGVWAVVDVSVDTIRDTSGAPTFMNCRRLPSGCVVQDMPNGYSKVTWVEHAEYDESQVHQLYRPMLSSGMGFGAQRWVATLQRQCECLAILMSSSVSTRDHTAITASGRRSMLKLAQRMTDNFCAGVCASTVHKWNKLNARNVDEDVRVMTRESLDDPGEPPGIVLSAATSVWLPVSPQRLFDFLRDERLRSEWDILSNGGPMQEMAHIAKGQDPGNCVSLLRARAMNANQSSMLILQETCIDSAGGLVVYAPVDIPAMHVVMNGGDSAYVALLPSGFAIVPDGPGSRGPMTVKGGGHGSSNGGGGEDATHRVSGSLLTMTFQILVNSLPSAKLTVESVETVNNLISCTVQKIKAALHCES, translated from the exons atgaGTTTTGGGGGTTTTCTTGACAACAGTACCGGCAGTGGTGGCGGTGCAAGAATTGTGGCTGATATCTCTTACAACAACACTTCAAGCAGCACCCACAGCAACAATATGCCCTCCAGTGCACTTGCTCAGCCACGTCTTGTAACTCAGTCTCTCACTAAGTCCATGTTCAACTCTCCAGGACTCTCACTCGCCCTT CAGACAAATGCGGATGGGCAAGGCGATGTGACGAGAATGGCTGAGAATTTTGAGACCAACGTTGGGAGGAGGAGCCGAGAGGAAGAGCACGAGAGCAGATCTGGGAGTGATAATATGGATGGTGGTTCTGGGGACGATCAAGATGCTGCTGATAATACCAATCCTCGTAAGAAAAAACGATACCACCGACACACCCCGCAGCAAATCCAAGAACTTGAAGC GCTGTTCAAGGAGTGTCCTCATCCTGATGAGAAGCAAAGATTGGAGCTCAGCAGAAGGCTTTGCTTGGAGACCAGACAAGTCAAATTCTGGTTCCAAAATCGCCGAACCCAGATGAAG ACTCAACTGGAACGCCATGAGAACTCACTGCTGAGGCAAGAGAATGACAAACTTCGAGCGGAGAACATGTCGATTCGGGACGCAATGAGGAACCCAATTTGCTCAAACTGTGGTGGTCCTGCAATTATAGGAGAGATATCACTCGAAGAGCAACACCTCAGGATCGAAAATGCCCGATTGAAGGACGAGTTGGATCGAGTTTGTGCCCTCGCTGGGAAGTTTCTAGGCCGCCCCATTTCGTCCCTGGCCACATCAATGGGGCCTCCACTACCGAGCTCAACCTTGGAGCTCGGAGTTGGGAGCAATGGCTTTGGTGGGTTGAGCTCTGTGGCTACATCAATGCCAGTGGGGCCTGATTTTGGAGGTGGGATTGGGAGCGCCATGTCAGTTGTGCCTCACTCTAGGCCTAGTGTGACCGGCCTGGACCGGTCGATGGAGAGATCGATGTTTCTAGAGCTTGCCTTGGCTGCCATGGATGAGTTGGTGAAGCTGGCTCAGACAGATGAGCCACTTTGGCTGAGGAGCTTGGAGGGTGGAAGAGAGGTTTTGAACCATGAAGAATACATGAGAAGTTTCACTCCTTGCATTGGGTTGAAGCCAAATGGTTTTGTTACCGAGGCTTCTAGGGAGACTGGCATGGTCATTATCAACAGCTTGGCCCTTGTTGAGACTTTGATGGAATCG ATGCATGCTGAGCTACAAGTACTATCCCCTTTGGTTCCGGTTCGTGAGGTACATTTCCTCCGCTTCTGCAAGCAGCACGCAGAGGGCGTGTGGGCTGTGGTCGATGTGTCGGTCGACACCATCCGTGACACCTCCGGTGCACCTACATTTATGAACTGCAGGAGGCTCCcttctggttgtgttgttcaAGATATGCCTAATGGGTACTCTAAG GTTACATGGGTTGAGCATGCAGAGTACGATGAGAGCCAAGTCCACCAGCTCTACCGACCCATGCTGAGCTCCGGCATGGGCTTCGGCGCGCAACGGTGGGTCGCTACCCTCCAACGCCAATGCGAGTGCCTCGCCATTCTCATGTCCTCCTCCGTTTCCACCCGCGACCACACTG CGATCACGGCGAGCGGGCGGAGGAGCATGCTGAAGCTGGCGCAGCGGATGACGGACAACTTCTGTGCTGGCGTGTGTGCGTCCACAGTGCACAAATGGAACAAGCTGAACGCGCGGAACGTGGACGAGGACGTCCGGGTCATGACCAGGGAGAGCCTCGACGACCCGGGCGAGCCGCCCGGGATCGTGCTCAGCGCTGCCACTTCAGTCTGGCTGCCCGTCTCCCCACAGAGGCTCTTTGATTTCCTGCGTGACGAACGACTCAGGAGCGAGTGGGACATACTCTCCAACGGTGGGCCCATGCAGGAGATGGCCCACATCGCCAAGGGCCAGGATCCAGGCAACTGCGTCTCCCTCCTTCGCGCCAGA GCAATGAACGCAAACCAAAGCAGCATGCTGATCTTGCAAGAGACATGCATAGACTCTGCGGGAGGCCTTGTGGTATACGCGCCTGTTGACATTCCGGCCATGCACGTTGTCATGAACGGCGGGGATTCCGCCTACGTGGCGCTCCTCCCGTCCGGGTTTGCGATTGTCCCGGATGGGCCAGGCTCGCGTGGGCCTATGACCGTCAAAGGTGGCGGTCACGGAAGCAGCAATGGAGGAGGAGGCGAGGACGCCACGCATAGAGTGAGTGGGTCCCTACTGACAATGACGTTTCAGATCCTGGTGAACAGCCTGCCCTCAGCCAAGCTGACGGTGGAGTCGGTGGAGACCGTCAACAACCTCATCTCGTGCACTGTCCAGAAGATCAAGGCCGCCCTACATTGTGAAAGCTGA
- the LOC117617832 gene encoding homeobox-leucine zipper protein ANTHOCYANINLESS 2 isoform X2 — protein MSFGGFLDNSTGSGGGARIVADISYNNTSSSTHSNNMPSSALAQPRLVTQSLTKSMFNSPGLSLALTNADGQGDVTRMAENFETNVGRRSREEEHESRSGSDNMDGGSGDDQDAADNTNPRKKKRYHRHTPQQIQELEALFKECPHPDEKQRLELSRRLCLETRQVKFWFQNRRTQMKTQLERHENSLLRQENDKLRAENMSIRDAMRNPICSNCGGPAIIGEISLEEQHLRIENARLKDELDRVCALAGKFLGRPISSLATSMGPPLPSSTLELGVGSNGFGGLSSVATSMPVGPDFGGGIGSAMSVVPHSRPSVTGLDRSMERSMFLELALAAMDELVKLAQTDEPLWLRSLEGGREVLNHEEYMRSFTPCIGLKPNGFVTEASRETGMVIINSLALVETLMESNRWLEMFPCLVARTSTTDVISSGMGGTRNGALQLMHAELQVLSPLVPVREVHFLRFCKQHAEGVWAVVDVSVDTIRDTSGAPTFMNCRRLPSGCVVQDMPNGYSKVTWVEHAEYDESQVHQLYRPMLSSGMGFGAQRWVATLQRQCECLAILMSSSVSTRDHTAITASGRRSMLKLAQRMTDNFCAGVCASTVHKWNKLNARNVDEDVRVMTRESLDDPGEPPGIVLSAATSVWLPVSPQRLFDFLRDERLRSEWDILSNGGPMQEMAHIAKGQDPGNCVSLLRARAMNANQSSMLILQETCIDSAGGLVVYAPVDIPAMHVVMNGGDSAYVALLPSGFAIVPDGPGSRGPMTVKGGGHGSSNGGGGEDATHRVSGSLLTMTFQILVNSLPSAKLTVESVETVNNLISCTVQKIKAALHCES, from the exons atgaGTTTTGGGGGTTTTCTTGACAACAGTACCGGCAGTGGTGGCGGTGCAAGAATTGTGGCTGATATCTCTTACAACAACACTTCAAGCAGCACCCACAGCAACAATATGCCCTCCAGTGCACTTGCTCAGCCACGTCTTGTAACTCAGTCTCTCACTAAGTCCATGTTCAACTCTCCAGGACTCTCACTCGCCCTT ACAAATGCGGATGGGCAAGGCGATGTGACGAGAATGGCTGAGAATTTTGAGACCAACGTTGGGAGGAGGAGCCGAGAGGAAGAGCACGAGAGCAGATCTGGGAGTGATAATATGGATGGTGGTTCTGGGGACGATCAAGATGCTGCTGATAATACCAATCCTCGTAAGAAAAAACGATACCACCGACACACCCCGCAGCAAATCCAAGAACTTGAAGC GCTGTTCAAGGAGTGTCCTCATCCTGATGAGAAGCAAAGATTGGAGCTCAGCAGAAGGCTTTGCTTGGAGACCAGACAAGTCAAATTCTGGTTCCAAAATCGCCGAACCCAGATGAAG ACTCAACTGGAACGCCATGAGAACTCACTGCTGAGGCAAGAGAATGACAAACTTCGAGCGGAGAACATGTCGATTCGGGACGCAATGAGGAACCCAATTTGCTCAAACTGTGGTGGTCCTGCAATTATAGGAGAGATATCACTCGAAGAGCAACACCTCAGGATCGAAAATGCCCGATTGAAGGACGAGTTGGATCGAGTTTGTGCCCTCGCTGGGAAGTTTCTAGGCCGCCCCATTTCGTCCCTGGCCACATCAATGGGGCCTCCACTACCGAGCTCAACCTTGGAGCTCGGAGTTGGGAGCAATGGCTTTGGTGGGTTGAGCTCTGTGGCTACATCAATGCCAGTGGGGCCTGATTTTGGAGGTGGGATTGGGAGCGCCATGTCAGTTGTGCCTCACTCTAGGCCTAGTGTGACCGGCCTGGACCGGTCGATGGAGAGATCGATGTTTCTAGAGCTTGCCTTGGCTGCCATGGATGAGTTGGTGAAGCTGGCTCAGACAGATGAGCCACTTTGGCTGAGGAGCTTGGAGGGTGGAAGAGAGGTTTTGAACCATGAAGAATACATGAGAAGTTTCACTCCTTGCATTGGGTTGAAGCCAAATGGTTTTGTTACCGAGGCTTCTAGGGAGACTGGCATGGTCATTATCAACAGCTTGGCCCTTGTTGAGACTTTGATGGAATCG AATCGGTGGTTGGagatgtttccttgtttgGTTGCTAGAACCTCGACCACTGATGTCATTTCTAGTGGAATGGGAGGAACTAGAAATGGTGCACTTCAACTG ATGCATGCTGAGCTACAAGTACTATCCCCTTTGGTTCCGGTTCGTGAGGTACATTTCCTCCGCTTCTGCAAGCAGCACGCAGAGGGCGTGTGGGCTGTGGTCGATGTGTCGGTCGACACCATCCGTGACACCTCCGGTGCACCTACATTTATGAACTGCAGGAGGCTCCcttctggttgtgttgttcaAGATATGCCTAATGGGTACTCTAAG GTTACATGGGTTGAGCATGCAGAGTACGATGAGAGCCAAGTCCACCAGCTCTACCGACCCATGCTGAGCTCCGGCATGGGCTTCGGCGCGCAACGGTGGGTCGCTACCCTCCAACGCCAATGCGAGTGCCTCGCCATTCTCATGTCCTCCTCCGTTTCCACCCGCGACCACACTG CGATCACGGCGAGCGGGCGGAGGAGCATGCTGAAGCTGGCGCAGCGGATGACGGACAACTTCTGTGCTGGCGTGTGTGCGTCCACAGTGCACAAATGGAACAAGCTGAACGCGCGGAACGTGGACGAGGACGTCCGGGTCATGACCAGGGAGAGCCTCGACGACCCGGGCGAGCCGCCCGGGATCGTGCTCAGCGCTGCCACTTCAGTCTGGCTGCCCGTCTCCCCACAGAGGCTCTTTGATTTCCTGCGTGACGAACGACTCAGGAGCGAGTGGGACATACTCTCCAACGGTGGGCCCATGCAGGAGATGGCCCACATCGCCAAGGGCCAGGATCCAGGCAACTGCGTCTCCCTCCTTCGCGCCAGA GCAATGAACGCAAACCAAAGCAGCATGCTGATCTTGCAAGAGACATGCATAGACTCTGCGGGAGGCCTTGTGGTATACGCGCCTGTTGACATTCCGGCCATGCACGTTGTCATGAACGGCGGGGATTCCGCCTACGTGGCGCTCCTCCCGTCCGGGTTTGCGATTGTCCCGGATGGGCCAGGCTCGCGTGGGCCTATGACCGTCAAAGGTGGCGGTCACGGAAGCAGCAATGGAGGAGGAGGCGAGGACGCCACGCATAGAGTGAGTGGGTCCCTACTGACAATGACGTTTCAGATCCTGGTGAACAGCCTGCCCTCAGCCAAGCTGACGGTGGAGTCGGTGGAGACCGTCAACAACCTCATCTCGTGCACTGTCCAGAAGATCAAGGCCGCCCTACATTGTGAAAGCTGA